The Macaca fascicularis isolate 582-1 chromosome 12, T2T-MFA8v1.1 genome has a segment encoding these proteins:
- the FEV gene encoding protein FEV, with amino-acid sequence MNYDKLSRALRYYYDKNIMSKVHGKRYAYRFDFQGLAQACQPPPAHAHAAAAAAAAAAAAQDGALYKLPAGLAPLPFPGLSKLNLMAASAGVAPSGFSYWPGPGPAATAAAATAALYPSPSLQPPPGPFGAVAAASHLGGHYH; translated from the coding sequence ATGAACTACGACAAGCTGAGCCGCGCCCTTCGCTACTACTACGACAAGAACATCATGAGTAAGGTGCACGGCAAGCGCTACGCCTACCGCTTCGACTTCCAGGGGCTGGCGCAGGCCTGCCAGCCACCGCCCGCGCACGCCcatgccgccgccgccgctgctgccgccgccgccgccgcccaaGACGGCGCGCTCTACAAGCTGCCCGCCGGCCTCGCCCCGCTGCCCTTCCCTGGCCTCTCCAAACTCAATCTCATGGCCGCCTCGGCCGGCGTCGCGCCCTCCGGCTTCTCCTACTGGCCAGGCCCGGGCCCCGCCGCCACGgctgccgccgccaccgccgcgcTCTACCCCAGTCCCAGCTTGCAGCCCCCGCCCGGGCCCTTCGGGGCAGTGGCCGCAGCCTCGCACTTGGGGGGCCATTACCACTAG
- the CRYBA2 gene encoding beta-crystallin A2: MSSAPATGPAPASLTLWDEEDFQGRRCRLLSDCANVCERRGLHRVRSVKVENGVWVAFEYPDFQGQQFILEKGDYPRWSAWSGSSSHNSNQLLSFRPVLCANHSDSRVTLFEGDNFQGCKFDLIDDYPSLPSMGWASKDVGSLKVSSGAWVAYQYPGYRGYQYVLERDRHSGEFRTYSEFGTQAHTGQLQSIRRVQH; this comes from the exons ATGAGCAGCGCCCCCGCAACGGGCCCAGCGCCCGCCAGCCTCACGCTCTGGGATGAGGAGGACTTCCAGGGCCGTCGCTGTCGGCTGCTGAGCGACTGTGCGAACGTCTGCGAGCGCCGAGGCCTGCACAGGGTGCGCTCGGTCAAGGTGGAAAACGGCGT TTGGGTGGCCTTTGAGTATCCTGACTTCCAGGGACAGCAGTTCATTCTGGAGAAGGGAGACTATCCTCGCTGGAGCGCCTGGAGTGGCAGCAGCAGCCACAACAGCAACCAGCTGCTGTCCTTCAGGCCAGTGCTCTGCGCG AACCACAGTGACAGCCGTGTGACACTGTTTGAGGGGGACAACTTCCAAGGTTGCAAGTTTGACCTTATTGATGACTACCCATCCCTGCCCTCCATGGGCTGGGCCAGCAAGGATGTGGGTTCCCTCAAAGTCAGCTCCGGAGC GTGGGTGGCCTACCAGTACCCAGGCTACCGAGGCTACCAGTATGTGTTGGAGCGAGACCGGCACAGCGGAGAGTTCCGTACCTACAGTGAGTTCGGCACACAGGCCCACACTGGGCAGCTTCAGTCCATCCGGAGAGTCCAGCACTAG